The sequence AGATACCTTTGGACTGACTTTTGGGAGCAGGAAAGAATGAGGGGACTTAAATTACAGTCCTTAGTATCATCCCTCTGGAGTTAGAGAAATTTTGGGAACTACACACTAGCCAATGAAATTTGCTGAAGTTCCTGACTTGTAGATAGGATGAGAAGTATCTAGCACCTAGGAAATCCATGATACTATCACTCCTTTCCCTACCCATTCCCCAtataaaatcaaaccaaacccTTCCCTCACCTCAGAGTGGTATGATGCTAACTGGTATGGTAGTGACACATTCATGCCAGTTTTTTTAGAATGGCCCTGCTGTACTGGTTCTGTGTACTTCAGAATGGGTGATTTGTAATGTTAGACCTACAATATTTCAGAGGACTTTAGGgacttagaaagaaaacaaatctatttacacacacacacacacaccacattcATACAACCTTATACATGTACACATCCTTCTACGCCAAAGAGAGATAGTGGGTTTTGAGCTCTCATATAATCTCCATCACTAACCCCAGGAGATGGACAGATAGCATATGAGCTTGTGTGTCTAGGGTGTTATGTTTCCAGGTGCATGGGATTAAGTTgtgtttattcattttacttacaAACAGGAATGCTATAACATGGACCAAAGTCGTAAGGCCTTTGTGATGTGTGTGAAGAAAGATAGACCAGGGGCTGAAAAGGATTTAAAGCTTATAACAAACTGGCTTGAAAAGTGCAAGTTTGAATATACATCATGTATAGATCCTAATGAAGCGGTAAGTATtatcttaatagtattttatttttcattaacttaatagtattttattttttcaatttcatgtaaagatgaaggataaacattcatttttgtaagatttttgagtgccattttttttcatccctcccttatttcttccccctccaagatagcaagcaatcttatataggttacaTGTGtgcaataatttttaacatatttctattttagtcatgtcattaaaaaaatcagaacaaaagagaaaaaccatgagaaaaaaaaagttataatagtatgctttgatctgtatagTTCTTTCCTTGGATTTGGATGGtatttccatcacaagtttattggaattatcttggatcattgtattgctaagaagagctaagcaTTAAGACATCAATATTGGTAACTGACTTTTAAAGCATTCTTCCTTTTTAAGGTAATCATGAATGCTACCTGACTAACAatgtcttctttctttaaaaagccAAGGAAAAAGTCATAGTACTTCTACTGAGAGACAAGTGTCAGGGAGTTAATGAATTCCAATACATTCTCATGGGCTTTTTCAGCCTTTTAAGTATTTCAGTGGTATTATTTTCCTAACGTTTACTCTAAAAGAAAGCCTTCTTATGTTTCAAGAAAATGAATGCTCCAGTAGTTGCTTTAATTGTACAATGATTACAGAATAGTATTTGAGATTCATGTTCAGATGGTTGGGTCACCTCAGAGTCCACTCCTACTGGTTGTCTCCATTTTGTTCCCCTTTATCCTGACTGGTACCCTGCCTGACTAGAAAAATAGCTTAGGGAAATCAGTCAATCTCCTTGTCTTGGATTCCATCACTGGTCCCACTATTCCCAACAATGTTGGATTTTTGTacattcatttattctattttagttTTGTAAATAGAATTGGAGATTGGATTTCCCATGTGTAACTTGAAAATTCATGATGTAATTTAGCTTAGAACTTCAGTGCAATCATAGAAAATAATTCCAGTCTCATATGAAATATTtactcttctgatttttttcttgccttttttaaaCCTCCTGTGTTCCTGGATGCCAGATTTCAAAATTGCCTACATACGTAATAATGAGACCATCCTAGCCACTCACATCcttttaaagctttatattttatgTGAGAAGATGAGTAATGAATGTTGCACCCTGGGCAAAATGAGGGAATTCTGAGAATTACTGTTAGATAATCTAAATGATTATAACCTTTTTACCATGGGCCAACCTTTTTACAAACACATTTTCCAATGCTTTTTGCTGCAGGAATTAACTAAAGAATTAAAGCAGTTTCGAGATGgaataaatggaataaaagatGGTATTAGCTGTTGCCTTGTTACTCTTATGGCCCATGGAGGAGAAggctttataaaaacaaaattgaatgagaGAGTCAATTTATCAGACATTTTTGAGATGTTCAACAATGAAAATTGTCCAGCACTTCAAGAGAAACCAAAGATTTTTGTAATCCAGGCTTGTAGAGGAGGTAAGCAGAAGAAACAGAACTCATCCCAAATGGCAGGGGATTGTTAGGGGATTTTTGTTCCTAGGAAATTCTGATCCCGATTTTCATCCAAAAAGgacttttcctttctctgctgCCATTCCTCAGACCACAGGAAGAAATCCTCATTAGCTGCCTCTTCATATCCATAAAGATGTCAAATCTTGTATATTTGTAGGCCCAAAGTACCATATTGTTAAACCCCTACAAGTTAGAGTGTCTTAGATCTTTTTAAGAAAAGGATTCAAGATCTTAGTATTCCTAAATCCAAggttttactattttttcctttgtgacaTCTCTTCCTGTTTTTATAATGAGTGTTGCCATGGGGCTGTATCTTCTTCACTCAAGTTGGGATACTTTTCCGTGGTTTCTCGGGGTCTAGTGAGAAGCAGTGGAAAAGGTTCTGTATTTAGAGGTAGATAATTGAATCATAGTTCTGTCATTTAAAACACTACTAATAATAccctgcattttttttcagtGGAGGAgctattcatatctttttttttttaataactttttattgacagaacccatgccagggtaattttttacaacattatcccttgcactcacttttgttccgatttttccgatttttcccctccctccctccaccccctcccccagatggcaagcagtcctatacatgttaaatatgtcatagtatatcctagatacagaaGAATAacctgcatttaaaaaaaaaaaacttgaattttacAATTTTACTTCCATTATTTATGCTAACTCActctgtgactttggccaagtcattaTGTAAATTCtgtggggctcagtttccttatttgtaagatgagGGATTGGGCTGGATTATCTTAAGGGCCTTTCCAGCTATAAATTTATGATGTTATGATCCTACTAGGCTCTAACATGATGAACTTGCTGGTTTCTAGACTACCTGTTGCGAGAAATATCACTGTTCAGATGTGGGCAGTTTGCTCCTGGGATCTGGCTTGCTTACCTTCTCTGGAGCTCTTCAGGCCTATGTTTGTGAAGTATCCTTTCCAAAGCATGTGCAGTGACAAGCTTATCTATGATCTGTTCTTTTGTCATTAGTACCAGATCATTGTGTATCACATTTTGTCTCACAAAAACAGATCGAAGAGATGGTGGCGTTGTTCTAACTGATGATGAACCTATGGAACTGGATTATTTAGAGAAAAAGCGACTTCCAACATTCAGTGATTACTATATCATCTATCCCACCCAGAAAGGTATGCAGTGAATTTTATGTGCTGCTAAGGCATATTAAGTGAAAGTGATCATGTTATTTAAAATCTAGTTATGGTTATTTAGATTTCATGTTTGTACTAAATCTATGCTTGTTAATCACCGTGTAAATATAGAGCACcaaaaactaaaatgaataatTCCACATTCTTTCTAATGCTCAATTAATTCAACCCACTAGGATTTAAGCCTTCTGCTCAACTATTTATAGTAAGGCAGATTCCCATTGACTCTGTTGTTTTATATTTCAATCCCTTATTTAGATGCAAACAAAGATGGCATAAtgatcaaattttcagatgacacttAGAAAGTTAATGTTTTGGATGTCAGAAATCATAATCCAGAAAGAGCTGAACAGGCTAGATTATTGGTTAAAACTTAGTGAGATGTAATTTAACAGAGATAAATACAAAGTCTTAATTCAACTATGTCACTAAAATAGAGGGAGATATAGCTAGAGAAcaatacatttgaaaaaatatctgGATTGTTTCATGAACTAAAAGCTAAACATAAGTCCATATTGTGTGAGAAGGTCGATGGGCAGTGCATTAAGAGCATCTGTTTTTAGAGAGACCTTCAAGAGAAACTTGCTGAtcaggttgaatgttgaaaactatctttgcatatattttgaaaaacaaaaagttattacttaagaaaaaaaagaaataaagcatgtAATaataggagagggaaaaaaaaaagaaacttgctGATCCCCACTGTCCTCTGCCATGGTCAGATCACACGTGGAATCTTGAATAGCCCGACAGGTTGCTAGATGGCACCATAATGCATGGAGAGCCAGGTCTGGAGTCATAAGGAGTCatcttctaagttcaaatctggcctcagacccttgaaagtgtgtgactctgggcaagtcacttcactctgtctgcctcagttccttacttttgaaatggcaaacccctccaatatCTCTGTCAACAAAAGTGTAATGGACAGTATTAGAAGCCTCCAGGACAGCCACCTCATTTTTGGGAAAGGCATTGGTAGCGTGGAACAAGTGGGAGTAGGATCACCAGGATGGTAATATGTTTTGAAGACTATTTGgggattttctatttgaaaagGAGAAGGTTAGAGGTGACATGATAATTGTTgccaagtatttgaaggactacAATTATAGAAGAGTGATTAGATTCATTGAGCTTGGCactaaaaaggtagaaataggAAAAGTGGCTGAAAGAGGGTGAAAGCTGCAGAGGAACAGATATGGGTTTGATGATgggtgtggtgttctcttcttttctaaaatatatgatcgttctctgggagtgcaggtttcttggggaggtttctggaggcagccttagtttcagttgaatgtaataatcaccccaaatgcagccaggtgttaaaatcgaaatgtttattttttccttccaagtcttgtctctttccttgggcctggttagctttctttctttctttctttctttttttttatttaatagccttttatttacaggttatatgcatgggtaactttacagcattaacaattgccaaacctcttgttccaatttttcacctcttacctcccaccccctcccccagatggcaggatgaccagtagatgttaaatatattaaaatataaattagatacacaataagtatacatgatcaaaccattattttgctgtacaaaaagaatcagactctgaaatattgtacaattagcttgtgaaggaaatcaaaaatgcaggtgggcataaatataggaattgggaattcaatgtaatggttcttagtcatctcccagagttctttctctgggcgtagctggttcagttcattactgctccattggaaatgatttggttgatctcattgctgaggatggccaggtccatcagaactggtcatcatatagtattgttgttgaagtatataatgatctcctggtcctgctcatttcactcagcatcagttcgtgtaagtctctccgcctggttagctttcttagaggcctatctccctccttggttccaagagctcttacagcttctctgccagcttctggctctagctcaacttggactcctggcttctcaatctccaactgacgctcccctctcaatcttttcaactgaactctcctgactgagctcagctgtttttatgctcttttagaggtgtaaactcaaaggttgactcctcctctgagagtgggattatgggaggtgtgactTTGGATATCTCACattgaaccctgaaatctcccaaacgtgtaaactaatgtgtgaactccaaaggtgttaacttaagcattgctttccatcaattccattgagttatcaccttatttcaagttctggctcataacagatGGGGAAAACTTCCCACTATTTAGACTAGATTGGTTTGGGAATTGCTGGGTGCTCTTATACTAGAGACCTTCAAGCAAAGCCCTGATGACCATTTAATTGTAAGCCATATTGTAGGGTAGGATTCTTGTTCCGATATGTGTTGGAACAAATGTGCTCTTTCAAGAGTAACTTTCTGAACTCTAAAATTTCTAGATAGTGCTTTCATAATTCCATAGATCACCTATTCAGTTCTGACTAATAACATAGATGGTGGCTCCTTTAGACTAGATTGTTTAGGTTTGTGCCTCATTATTGAAGACTCTTAGGTAAAGCCTGATGACCATATAATTTGAGCATATTGTAGGGTACGTTTCTTGGTTCGGTATGGAATCTTGGACTAACAGGATGATCAGAACTAGCTACTTTATAGGTCTACTTCGAGACTCTAAATTGATAGTGGTTTGGTTTCTAGAACCACTGGGAAAATATATGGCTCCTTGCTTGATAACAGTTCCGGCATCCTTAAGATTATTATAGCTCCTGAGCAGTCATATTTGAGGCTTTTACTGGACTTCCTGGTAGAACCATTCTCTGTCTATCAGTTACTGATCTCATCTGCTATGGATTCTTTATGGGCAAAGCATTGAGTCTGCCTTGTTAGTATACTAGTGGAGTTAAGGACCCAAGGAACAGTTTTGGGAAGCTTGTGAAAGTACTGAATCCTAGACTATCTTAACTGGAAAGTGCAAGATGCTTTAGTGGTTCAGAACACTATCAGGGATATCTCATAATAAAGGTTTTTTAGCTTCCAGTTCCATATAGTCTGCTTGTTGTATATAATGGATTTGACAAGAACactttaggaaagaaaataaatactgaCATTCTTAATGTTTAAATGATAGATTATGTCTTAGTGTTCAAAGCAAGATATTTAATAAGAGTGTTTAGCTTCATTCCATATATGTGTGTTGTCATAATAAGTCTTTGTACAGACATTAGGAAAATAGAAACTGATATTGCATTTTTTCACTGATAGATTATGTTGCATTCACAAAGATGGTTCTGATGTCAAATAATAGTCTCTTTAGCAGCATTCATGaaggatattggattttatcaaggTATTCAATAGGAATTATGTCATATTtatctattctcagcaattcTGGAATTCCCTAAGGAGGATTTCTGTATGTGAATGTACATATATGCCTTGGGGGCCTATACTCTTCCCTGAAGTCTTTCTCTTTCTAAGATGTcttccttctctgaattctttttttcctgttgttttgtTTCCTGAGTAGATTTTAAACTTCTCTCAGGACAGGATCATGCACCTGTTGGTATAGTTAGGAAACAAGGGGCTGAGGTATTCATTAAACagtcatttctgtctttttccctATCTCCTGCCTCTGTATCCCAACAGTTTAGTTATTGTCCAGTCCTGACAGAGCAACCTAGAATTAGGAGGAACAACTGAGCCCTCACATTCTTAGGGTTGACTGATGGGAAATCAATGTCAAGTTTATTAtagatatcatcatcattatcatcaatctAATGATAATTTAAATTGCTGTTGTGTTCCCCAGAAACATTTTCCCCTTTGAGACACCTCCAGAAACCCCTCCCAAGCTTCAAATCAAGTTTGTAGGTTGGGAAGATGACATCTCTAGCATCTGTCTCCTCTTTCATGTTACAGGGACTCTAGTTAAGGTCTTCATCAACTCATATTATGAGGACTGTAGTATCTCAATTGGTCCATTTCCACTTCCACTTTCCAGTCTGTCTTCACATAGTTACCATAATAAtctgtaattaataataataaaataacaaatcattataatatataataatcttcCTCATGTAAATTTATACTTGTATAGTACACTATACTATAGATTTTACCCTGTCATGCTCCTGCTCAAGAAGTTTCAATGGCTTCCATTtgctttgacatttaaagccctttacaatctggaTGCTTATCCAACTAGGCAGACATAGAAATAGATAGACACAGAGATATACAGACAGGCAGATAGActgacagacacacacacagagtctacATTTCAGCCAAGCTGGCCTGTTCTCTGGTTCTGCAGACTCAAACCCTGTCTTTGATGCCTAGAATACAgtctctcctcacctctgcctcttggaatttCTAGCTCTTCTGCTAAGTTTAGCTCTGGCTTGCTTCCTATACTAAGGTTTTGGCCAAATATACTGGGGTTATTGGAACTCTGCCTTAATCTCTGTCCCTCCCCAttattttgcctttgttttgcatatattctgaATATACTTATCTCTGTGCACACTgtgtgcttaagaaatgtttaataatcagtaaatatttattatcggTAAATACCAATAAATATTGAATGACAGATACCTTGCTAAATTTCAGGGATACAAAAAGGCAAAGCCAGCAGTGCCCACCGGAAACTCAATTTtctatttgttgaaatgaatttacTTACTCCTATGTATAATTTGTGCTTTTTATCTTGTAGGTGAACAATATAGTGGTGCACACGGACTATTACATGGGTAAGAATCCCATAAAAGTAGTACTGGTCATGGAGTCCACTCTCACCAAAGCTGTGTTTTTCTGagttttggaagaagaaaaggaggagagttttaaataaaaaataacttctttCTGCATTTGCACTGTGATTCACACAATATTAAACACTTCTGTGTATTGGTTGAAACCTGCTGTCGCAATTTCTAGGATTGTACAAAACTGAGAAAGATGTATGGAAGAATAGATAGAGAGtaattcttttttgtcaaaagaaaaatttctctaattgtttttttaaaatttatttcctgtTTGTAAGTTTTTCTTCAAATGGTTTATTTTCTACTTAAATTCTTAATtccctttcattaaaaaaaaaaaaaattaaacttttgttCCCTCAGTCTTTTCAAATTCTTCCAGCACGGGATGatacagagaaggggaaaaacagTCTTTAATATCAAGGAGCTCgtagtctaatgggaaagacataTAAATGATTATgattgtgtttatgtgtgtgtatgtggtatacatatgtatatatacatatatatatttatgtatatatatgtgtgtatatatatatatatatatatatatatatatatatatacacacacactccactATTTggacacacatgcacatacacacacaggatGTTTTTAGCTATTAAACTTTAagattgcactaagactttggggatactCATATCTGGATATTAAAATATGAAGACTTGTCTAGAGCCACAAAGCTATTTGTGTGTATAAGGTAGAATTCAGATTCAGACTTTCCGGCTCCTGAAAGAGAAcaattcattccctttttttttcaacCCCTTCAAACACATACCTCCATCTAACTATTTCTTccacttttataattttattacatattttaacattctttttcaaaaaatatatgtcgagttctaaattttctcctttctttcagcCCCTCCTCAACCTACTGAGGCTAGCAATCAGtcatacatatgaaatcatgtaaaatattgccaaattagccatgttgcaaaaaaagcaagaaaaacaaagaaagataaaaaaaaattatactttggtTTGCACTCacagttcatcagttttctctctggagatggatagtattttccattacAGATTCTTTAGAATTGTGTTGGATGtcttgttcagagtcacaaagtctttcacagttgatcatcattacaatagtACTGTTACTTTGTAGAATTTCCTTTTAGTTCTGtccacttcattttgcatcagttcatatgagtcttcccaggtttttctgaaaccatcttgcttgttatttcttagagcataattgtattatattacaatcatatacaacCATTTCCAAATTAGTGGATGATCCCTCCATTTCTCATTCTAATTTGAGCTATTCTCAAAGGCCTCACTCAGATCCCTGTTTTTCCATGAAAACTTCATAAGGCACTTTTTAGCAAAcattagtttctctttttttaagttttggatAACACAATTTAGCATTTGCTATGTATTATCTAATATTCTCAAGTTACTTCTTAATATCATAGGCTCTAGAAAATGGCAGAAGATAAAAAATTATCTacttcaatcccttcatttaaacagatgagataactgaaaTATAGAGGTCATGCAACTAGGTAGTGACATAGCTAGGTCTGGATTTGAGTTAATAagtttgtaaaaactttttctcccATGAAGTTGAACTGTTAGGTAAGATATTTCAATTCTACCAGTAACAGATCTGTTAACAGTTTGTGATAAAAATACTGATatatttgggagaaaaaatatgattagaaaagtagaaaatagacCACTTAACATTGTATCATTATAAGAATTTTTTGATTCTGTGACATATCATGAAACATTAGATTtctgtgcattttattttttactaaaatTTAATACTATGGttttatcatatcatattatataaaatggaaaaaaacaaaatttgactCTTCCTCCAATCTTAAAAGATGTAAATGACAATTAGTCACAGAATTTCCTAGCAAAGTGTTAGTGaagctctaattttcttttttacatttttattaccttttgtttttatgtcacctttctctcctccccccaatatattctctcctctcctctaatTAAAGGGTTGTCCtttgtaataaaaaatttttaaaaagaagagaaaaaaattttagtcaAATCACCCACCTATCAGGAGAATCTGATAGGATATAGAATGCTCCATATCCATGCTGCTAACCTCTGCATAGAAAAGAGGAAGGcatatttttacatttcctttgcaatttcaaatttggtcatataacccattcatttttttttttctttttcttgtaatgTGGTATTGTTTTTTCTGGGTCGGTTTAacttctctttgcatcagttcatatagaacTTTCGCTACTCTAAATCCTTCATATTCAGCATTCCTTATggcacaatattccattacatttaaagACCACAACATATTTAGACATTCTCTAATCAATGGATAtctgctttgtttccagttctttgtgtGGCCCTGATTTTCATAAAGTTCAGTAAAACTGTACTGAAATCTTTAGtgtgtttttcattttctaatgtcTCCTACTACTTTCTTTTGAGCAGTAGGCAAATGGAGAAAGCAGTGttctgatatttaaatatttcacagAAATTCTAATGAGAAAGGAAGGGGCAAATGTGAGAATGAAAGGATTTAGTGACTTGTTGGGTTTGAGATAAGGGTTGGGTATAGGAAGGGAAGCATTTGATTTGTAAGTCTGTATCttcatatatcttatttatatgaTAGCATTTGCTATTGAAGCATAAAGGGTTAATTATCTCCTTTAGGTACCTCTGAAATTAGCCAAATTGCTGACTCCTCATCCACGAAAAGCCATTGATGAGTGGGCTTAGAGTAGGCAGAGGTTTACTGGAAggtcctttcttctccccctgaTATTCCAACAATCAAAGATTGCTTTAGATTAACTATcttctttaaaatgcaaatatctcttctatatttttttagaAATGGCATAGGGAATTTCTTGCTTTGAAACTTCTTCCAACTCAGATCTGTATCATCTCAGGTACTTGATGTCTCAGAGAATTTCCTGAGGTGATAAAAGATAAGTTTCTCTGGGTTACATagggaaaatgtttttgaaagaggtggaactttgttgttgttagtcGTGTATGATTCTTTAGTGACCCCatctaggattttcttggcaaagatactggagtagtttgccatgaccctttccaactcattttacagatgagaaaacggagaTAAACaagtttaattgacttgcctagggtcatacagctagtgtctggggtcagatttgaacaaagTAAGATAAGTCTTACTAATGTCAGATCCAACATTATCTACTCTACCTAGGTTCCCAGTTCATTAATTTGCCAGCGTTATTGTATATTCTGCCTTTGATGGATCTGCTGAAGATGTTGAGACAACACAAAAGACCTATTGGAATACCACAGTCTGTTGTTAGACTAGAAATATCTTGATCATGTCAACTTTTTCCCAGAGTTCAGTCAAAGAAAGACAATACAGTGTCCTAGGCATTCTTTTGTTTGTCTCAAAGTGGCAATACCCATGCAGAACTGCAGATTGAACTGTGCTCGAGAAAAGGTTGAATTGGGATTTTTAAAACCATAAACAAGAAAGTGCCCCTTACTTAGGATGTCTGCCAGCTTAAAACAATTTTGTGTTTGCTGACACAGCAAGAGGATTTCCAGTTTACTCAGAGAGTATTGCAGAGGATTGTTGGTATGTCACTCCAGAAGGACTTCAGACTCTAGAgaacaggaagaggaagaattctAAC comes from Sarcophilus harrisii chromosome 5, mSarHar1.11, whole genome shotgun sequence and encodes:
- the LOC100927532 gene encoding caspase-14, which codes for MAVLMARVESILDKLTLPEKKVFKLYVKSFSPEPRITTQDLEAASTTSGLADLLLKRFTMSGISGVLTEGLKKIGRMDLVAESESLPRTSLKRAYENDGPELECYNMDQSRKAFVMCVKKDRPGAEKDLKLITNWLEKCKFEYTSCIDPNEAELTKELKQFRDGINGIKDGISCCLVTLMAHGGEGFIKTKLNERVNLSDIFEMFNNENCPALQEKPKIFVIQACRGDRRDGGVVLTDDEPMELDYLEKKRLPTFSDYYIIYPTQKGMQ